A window of the Camelus ferus isolate YT-003-E chromosome 22, BCGSAC_Cfer_1.0, whole genome shotgun sequence genome harbors these coding sequences:
- the LOC102513405 gene encoding olfactory receptor 7G2: MESENQTDEAEFLLLGLSEDPELQPLLFGLFLTMYLVTVLGNLLIILAVSSDPHLHTPMYFFLSHLSFTDICFSTTTVLKMLVNIERRSKSISYTGCLTQVCFVLFFAGLENFLLAAMAYDRYVAICHPLRYTVVMNPRLCVLLVLLSLVMSIADALLHSLMLLRLSFCADLEIPHFFCELAQVIKLACSDTLLNNVLVYSVTSILGGVPLFGIIFSYAQIVSSVLRMPSAAGKYKAFSTCGSHFSVVSLFYGTAFGVYISSAVTHSSKKSAVASVMYTVAPPMLNPFIYSLRNRDMKRALRKLT, from the coding sequence ATGGAATCGGAAAACCAAACAGATGAGGCAGAATTCCTCCTCCTGGGTCTCTCAGAGGACCCAGAACTGCAGCCCCTCCTCTTTGGTCTGTTCCTGACCATGTACCTGGTCACCGTGCTCGGGAACCTGCTCATCATCCTGGCCGTCAGCTCtgacccccacctccacacccccatgtacttcttcctctcccacctgtCCTTCACTGACATCTGTTTCAGCACCACCACAGTCCTCAAGATGCTTGTGAACATTGAAAGACGGAGCAAATCCATCAGTTACACAGGCTGCCTCACCCAGGTTTGTTTTGTCCTGTTTTTTGCAGGCCTGGAAAACTTTCTCCTTGCAGCAATGGCTTACGACCGTTATGTGGCCATCTGCCACCCACTGAGGTACACAGTCGTCATGAACCCCCGCCTCTGTGTTCTGCTGGTTCTGCTCTCCCTGGTCATGAGCATCGCGGACGCCCTGCTCCACAGTCTGATGCTGTTGCGACTGTCCTTCTGCGCAGACCTGGAAATCCCCCACTTCTTCTGTGAACTTGCTCAAGTCATCAAGCTGGCGTGCTCCGACACCCTCCTCAACAACGTCCTGGTGTACTCTGTGACCAGCATATTGGGTGGTGTCCCCCTCTTTGGGATTATCTTCTCTTATGCTCAGATTGTCTCCTCCGTTCTGAGAATGCCGTCAGCTGCAGGGAAATATAAAGCCTTTTCTACCTGTGGATCTCATTTCTCGGTTGTCTCCTTGTTCTATGGGACGGCGTTCGGGGTGTACATCAGTTCTGCAGTCACACACTCTTCCAAGAAGTCCGCAGTGGCCTCAGTGATGTACACTGTGGCCCCTCCGATGTTGAACCCCTTTATCTACAGCCTGAGGAACAGGGACATGAAGCGAGCCCTGAGGAAACTTACCTGA